A stretch of the Actinomyces qiguomingii genome encodes the following:
- the coaBC gene encoding bifunctional phosphopantothenoylcysteine decarboxylase/phosphopantothenate--cysteine ligase CoaBC, producing MTSSSDNRARRAHPTRARRVVVGVSGSIAAYKAPSVIRSLRAAGHEVRTVPTPAALRFIGAPALAAVTGAPVQSGVFEDPAAVAHVETGEWAELVLVAPASADLLARAAAGRADDLLTATLLTTTAPVVMAPAMHTQMWNHPATRENVATLRRRGVTIIDPDSGPLTGTGYGAGRLPEPEQIIARALSVLADGSSNGDLAGRHIVVSAGGTREPLDPVRYLGNRSSGRQGGAVAAAAAARGARVTLVSAHVESNVLDELPPQVQVVAVSTALQLRDAVRAAAADADAVVMAAAVADYRPADVAGFKLKKRLLDTSVRPDEGAAGPTITLVENPDILAELVTDPPRRDDRTVLVVGFAAETGDAHGDVLAHGVVKARRKGADLLAVNAVGADRGFGDVPNAVVVLDASGQEVARAQGTKREVADALVALISDRLRSSMDRQ from the coding sequence ATGACATCCAGTTCTGACAACCGCGCCCGCAGGGCCCACCCCACCCGGGCGCGCCGCGTGGTCGTAGGGGTCTCCGGTTCCATCGCCGCCTACAAGGCGCCGTCGGTGATCCGATCGCTGCGGGCGGCCGGGCATGAGGTACGCACCGTTCCCACGCCGGCTGCGCTGCGTTTCATCGGCGCCCCGGCGCTGGCCGCCGTCACCGGCGCTCCTGTGCAGTCCGGTGTTTTTGAGGACCCCGCCGCCGTCGCCCATGTGGAGACGGGGGAGTGGGCTGAACTGGTCCTGGTGGCCCCGGCCTCTGCCGACCTGCTGGCCCGCGCCGCCGCCGGCCGCGCCGACGACCTGCTGACCGCCACCCTGCTGACAACCACCGCCCCGGTGGTGATGGCTCCGGCGATGCACACCCAGATGTGGAACCACCCGGCCACACGTGAGAACGTGGCCACCCTGCGGCGCCGCGGCGTGACCATCATCGACCCCGATTCGGGGCCGCTGACCGGCACTGGATACGGGGCCGGGCGTCTGCCCGAGCCCGAACAGATCATTGCCCGCGCCCTGTCCGTGTTGGCCGACGGCTCCTCCAACGGCGATCTGGCTGGCCGCCACATCGTGGTGTCCGCCGGCGGCACCCGTGAACCGCTGGACCCGGTGCGCTACCTGGGGAATCGATCCTCCGGTCGTCAGGGTGGCGCCGTCGCCGCGGCCGCCGCCGCCCGCGGCGCCCGTGTAACCCTGGTGTCCGCACACGTGGAGTCGAATGTGTTGGACGAACTGCCGCCCCAGGTACAGGTGGTTGCCGTCTCCACCGCCCTCCAGTTGCGCGATGCGGTGCGTGCAGCGGCCGCCGATGCCGATGCCGTGGTGATGGCGGCGGCGGTCGCGGATTATCGCCCCGCCGATGTCGCCGGATTCAAACTCAAGAAGCGTCTCCTGGATACCTCCGTGCGGCCCGATGAGGGCGCGGCCGGCCCCACGATCACCCTGGTGGAGAATCCCGATATCCTGGCCGAACTGGTCACCGACCCTCCGCGCAGGGATGACCGGACCGTCCTAGTGGTTGGCTTCGCCGCCGAAACCGGGGATGCGCACGGCGACGTGCTGGCCCACGGCGTCGTCAAGGCCCGCCGCAAGGGAGCCGATCTGCTGGCCGTAAACGCCGTCGGAGCCGATCGCGGCTTCGGCGATGTGCCCAATGCGGTGGTGGTGCTGGACGCCTCCGGGCAGGAGGTCGCTCGCGCACAGGGCACCAAGCGGGAGGTCGCCGATGCGCTGGTCGCATTGATCAGTGACCGACTGCGCAGCAGCATGGACCGGCAGTAA
- the rpoZ gene encoding DNA-directed RNA polymerase subunit omega — protein sequence MLGTSADPEGITNPPIDDLLEKVDSKYGLVVEAAKRARQINSYNQQLEDNQFEYFGPLVEADNEDKALSIALREVAEDKLQVISGDEARARRAEAEEARRAAEADMFSDIQLDGPIDLGGSEESVGGTGLDDIQF from the coding sequence ATGCTCGGAACCTCCGCTGATCCCGAGGGAATCACCAACCCTCCCATTGACGATCTTCTGGAGAAGGTCGACTCCAAGTACGGGCTGGTGGTGGAGGCCGCCAAGCGCGCTCGGCAGATCAACAGCTACAACCAGCAGCTGGAGGACAACCAGTTCGAGTACTTCGGCCCCCTGGTAGAGGCCGACAATGAGGACAAGGCCCTGAGCATCGCTCTGCGTGAGGTCGCCGAGGACAAGCTCCAGGTGATCTCCGGTGATGAGGCCCGTGCGCGTCGCGCCGAGGCCGAGGAGGCCCGCCGCGCCGCCGAGGCGGACATGTTCTCAGACATCCAGCTGGACGGCCCTATTGACTTGGGCGGTTCCGAAGAGTCCGTGGGCGGCACCGGCCTGGATGACATCCAGTTCTGA
- the gmk gene encoding guanylate kinase, with protein MTVAQVPPARLTVIAGPTAVGKGTVVTELRRRHPDLFVSVSATTRPPRPGERDGVHYHFVSDAEFDHLVASGQMLEWALVHGTHRYGTPRRPVQERLDAGEPAVLEIDLDGARQVRAAMPQARLVFIAPPSWEELVARLIGRGTEAPAERARRLDTARVELAAADEFDHIIVNDSVARATDQLEEVLGLSR; from the coding sequence ATGACCGTAGCCCAGGTGCCGCCCGCCCGACTCACCGTGATCGCCGGTCCTACCGCCGTGGGGAAGGGCACTGTCGTAACCGAGTTGCGTCGCCGCCATCCCGACCTGTTCGTGTCGGTGTCAGCCACTACTCGGCCCCCTCGCCCCGGGGAGCGGGACGGTGTTCATTACCACTTCGTTTCCGATGCGGAGTTTGACCACCTGGTCGCGTCCGGTCAGATGCTGGAATGGGCGCTGGTGCACGGTACCCACCGCTACGGCACCCCCCGCCGCCCGGTGCAGGAACGGCTCGACGCCGGTGAACCGGCCGTACTGGAGATCGACCTGGACGGTGCACGGCAGGTTCGTGCCGCCATGCCCCAGGCGCGGCTGGTCTTCATCGCCCCGCCGAGCTGGGAGGAGCTGGTCGCCCGGCTCATCGGGCGCGGAACCGAGGCACCCGCTGAACGTGCTCGGCGTCTAGACACTGCCAGAGTGGAGTTGGCCGCCGCCGATGAATTCGACCACATCATTGTCAACGACTCCGTGGCACGTGCCACGGACCAGCTTGAGGAAGTACTCGGCTTGAGCCGCTAG